A single region of the Vagococcus teuberi genome encodes:
- a CDS encoding CidA/LrgA family protein, whose amino-acid sequence MKQIKQFFWIFLFSLLGEIVSALLSNFIAIPGSVIGMVLFFCALHFKWVRMDQVDEVGTWLTNNMGIFFVPAGVGLMAHFGILANTWWQLLVIMVVTTTLMIAFVGRIVQAVKSKELEAETKSADTLEEVEVEADVV is encoded by the coding sequence ATGAAGCAAATCAAACAATTTTTCTGGATTTTTTTATTTTCTTTATTAGGTGAAATAGTCTCTGCACTATTATCTAATTTTATTGCAATTCCAGGAAGTGTGATTGGTATGGTGCTCTTTTTCTGTGCTCTTCACTTTAAGTGGGTTAGGATGGACCAAGTCGATGAAGTGGGAACATGGTTAACTAATAATATGGGAATATTCTTTGTCCCAGCAGGCGTTGGACTTATGGCACACTTCGGCATCTTAGCCAATACGTGGTGGCAATTACTGGTTATTATGGTTGTGACAACAACACTAATGATTGCGTTTGTTGGACGAATTGTTCAAGCTGTTAAATCAAAAGAATTGGAAGCGGAAACAAAATCTGCAGATACTCTTGAAGAAGTTGAGGTGGAAGCAGATGTTGTCTAA
- a CDS encoding LysR family transcriptional regulator, translating into MNLKDLTYFHHLAQTLNFTATADYFYISQPSISMAIKRLEIELDTILIDRKRIHKKLSLTETGNILYRYSHQILKSVEQAEEEIHDFKHQIVYFGFLPTIGGYFMSRLLPHLNTFSSSIKFIEEESSDVMLSLVKSGKVPIAIIGSDEPVFNDDSLIQVPLKQEDMALWVSKSHPLATKKKTSPTTCKEDVFISLEKGYMHHRIFDDWVLDHHLKNIQTIYTKEIQTALSIASSTNMIAFLSDILVRDHPGLVKVEIEQPPQIYISLIVNKHIHQSNTFQTTFNQKIIDLAQEFSQPFNVE; encoded by the coding sequence ATGAATTTAAAAGATTTAACATACTTTCATCATCTTGCGCAAACGCTTAATTTTACTGCTACTGCTGATTATTTTTATATATCCCAACCTTCTATTTCTATGGCTATAAAACGACTAGAAATCGAACTAGATACCATTCTAATTGATAGAAAAAGAATTCACAAGAAGCTTAGTTTAACTGAAACCGGTAACATTTTATATCGTTATTCTCATCAAATTTTAAAGTCAGTTGAACAAGCTGAAGAGGAGATTCATGACTTTAAACATCAAATCGTCTATTTTGGTTTCTTACCAACTATTGGAGGCTATTTTATGTCCCGTTTATTACCTCATTTGAATACATTTTCTTCTTCAATAAAATTCATTGAAGAAGAGAGTTCTGATGTTATGTTAAGCCTAGTAAAAAGCGGTAAGGTTCCCATTGCAATCATTGGAAGTGACGAACCTGTATTTAACGATGACTCTTTAATTCAAGTTCCATTAAAACAAGAAGACATGGCTTTATGGGTATCCAAGAGCCACCCACTTGCTACTAAAAAAAAGACCTCCCCTACAACTTGTAAGGAAGATGTCTTTATTTCATTAGAAAAAGGATACATGCACCACCGAATCTTTGATGACTGGGTATTAGATCATCACTTAAAAAATATTCAAACAATTTATACTAAAGAAATACAGACTGCTCTATCAATTGCTAGTTCTACAAACATGATAGCCTTTTTAAGTGATATTTTAGTACGAGATCACCCGGGATTAGTTAAAGTTGAAATTGAGCAACCGCCACAAATCTATATAAGTCTTATAGTAAATAAACACATTCATCAATCTAATACATTTCAGACAACATTTAATCAAAAAATTATTGATTTAGCACAAGAATTTAGCCAACCTTTTAACGTGGAGTAA